One genomic region from Candidatus Nomurabacteria bacterium encodes:
- the truB gene encoding tRNA pseudouridine(55) synthase TruB, producing MDGILLIDKPKDWTSFDVVAKVRGLIRQSTGQKKPKVGHCGTLDPLATGLLIIVIGSYTKKASELSKKDKTYQVSMKLGETSSTGDEEGEKEYISDNQPTKQEVEEVIRGFIGDIDQIPPAYSAVKVNGQRAYKLARAGKDFKLESRRVTIYEINDIDYHYPIVKFGTTVSSGTYIRSLVEDIGGQLGTGAYMTELQRTHVGKYYLKDARSITDDNLLNYLMFT from the coding sequence ATGGATGGAATTTTATTAATAGACAAACCAAAGGATTGGACAAGTTTTGATGTTGTAGCCAAGGTTAGGGGCTTGATTCGTCAATCAACAGGCCAGAAGAAGCCAAAAGTTGGGCACTGTGGCACGTTAGACCCGCTAGCTACCGGTCTATTAATAATTGTCATTGGCAGTTACACAAAAAAAGCATCTGAACTATCAAAGAAGGATAAAACGTATCAAGTTTCTATGAAGTTAGGGGAAACAAGTTCAACCGGAGATGAAGAGGGAGAAAAAGAGTATATATCTGACAATCAACCCACCAAACAAGAGGTTGAAGAAGTAATAAGAGGTTTTATTGGTGACATAGACCAAATCCCGCCTGCTTATTCGGCGGTTAAGGTGAACGGCCAGAGGGCATATAAATTAGCTAGGGCAGGTAAGGATTTTAAATTAGAGTCACGAAGAGTAACAATATACGAAATAAACGATATCGACTATCACTATCCAATTGTTAAATTTGGTACAACTGTTAGTAGTGGTACATATATCCGGTCATTAGTAGAAGATATTGGTGGTCAACTAGGAACTGGTGCATATATGACCGAACTACAACGAACGCACGTAGGTAAATACTACCTAAAAGATGCTAGATCTATAACTGACGATAACCTACTGAATTACTTAATGTTTACTTGA